The following coding sequences are from one Brienomyrus brachyistius isolate T26 chromosome 15, BBRACH_0.4, whole genome shotgun sequence window:
- the zmat3 gene encoding zinc finger matrin-type protein 3, with the protein MAMNVKNNGAYYESNDHFRSHSPQPLNYGTGSTYFPRLAGPDSVLKPPINLMCQPQQQPFQTMPPSQPLGPPVVIPSDPLPFSLSVPLSAKSPPFVQILHRSPAPTLPPPSPKAQEEECQAGGGEQEITLEELCKPLYCKLCNVTLNSAQQAQAHYQGKNHSKKLRNFYAGSQQPPPLRITEAAEPVSLQPLTNPPTESATACKQGASRVILATENDYCKLCDASFSSPAVAQAHYQGKNHAKRLRLAEAQQSTTYLDSSELSQRWQRKEGNEFKPVRNRRNVPPNVSGPYYHPRPRQRIPRDLAMCVTPSGQFYCSMCNSGASEEADFRLHLESKQHKSKVSEQRYRSEMENLGYT; encoded by the exons ATGGCGATGAATGTGAAAAATAATGGTGCTTATTATGAAAGTAATGATCACTTTAGAAGTCACAGTCCTCAGCCTTTAAATTACGGGACTGGCAGCACCTATTTCCCTCGCTTAGCAG GTCCTGATTCTGTACTGAAGCCACCCATTAACCTAATGTGCCAGCCGCAGCAGCAGCCTTTCCAGACGATGCCACCTTCTCAGCCCCTTGGACCTCCAGTAGTTATTCCTTCAGATCCCCTACCTTTTTCTCTATCCGTTCCCTTGTCTGCCAAATCCCCTCCCTTTGTCCAAATTCTGCATAGGTCCCCTGCCCCTACATTGCCCCCCCCTAGTCCTAAGGCTCAGGAGGAGGAGTGTcaagcagggggaggggagcaGGAAATCACCCTGGAGGAGCTCTGTAAGCCTTTGTACTGCAAGCTCTGCAACGTCACACTGAATTCAGCCCAACAGGCTCAGGCACATTATCAG GGTAAAAACCACAGTAAGAAGCTAAGAAATTTTTATGCTGGCAGTCAGCAACCACCTCCTTTAAGAATAACTGAAGCAGCCGAGCCTGTTTCCTTACAGCCCCTAACGAATCCACCAACGGAAAGTGCTACGGCCTGCAAGCAG GGAGCCAGCCGAGTGATCCTGGCCACGGAGAATGATTACTGCAAGCTATGTGACGCCTCCTTCAGTTCCCCCGCCGTTGCACAGGCCCATTACCAGGGGAAGAACCACGCAAAAAGGCTAAGGCTAGCTGAGGCCCAGCAGAGCACCACCTACCT aGACTCATCGGAATTGAGCCAAAGGTGGCAGAGGAAAGAAGGAAACGAGTTCAAACCGGTCAGGAATCGCAGGAATGTGCCTCCTAATGTGTCAG GTCCGTATTACCACCCTCGTCCCCGCCAGAGGATTCCCCGGGACCTGGCAATGTGCGTGACGCCCAGCGGCCAGTTCTACTGCTCCATGTGCAACTCTGGGGCTAGCGAGGAAGCCGACTTCCGCCTGCACCTCGAAAGCAAGCAGCACAAGAGCAAGGTGTCAGAGCAGCGGTACCGTAGTGAGATGGAGAATCTGGGGTACACTTAG
- the LOC125708433 gene encoding calcium-activated potassium channel subunit beta-2-like, with protein sequence MFLWAGSKGAQGPDQVRRTIYHKIWEYDTLDKKKTVTALKAGEDRAIFLGLVMILCSIVIYFILGITIVRSYSDSVWTEESSCCVINSTIIGEINCTYSCGSDCRKTSKYPCLQVFVSLNASGKTVRLLLNEEMHIMNPDCFYVPKCQKDLVTMHTVIINIIGHLRLHPQFRCYHDPAEHQDSVLLTQLYSRTAVLQSLFWPTIIFFGGTIIIALVKLTQYLSILCEKINKIKG encoded by the exons ATGTTCCTGTGGGCAGGGAGCAAAGGAGCCCAGGGACCAGACCAAGTAAGAAG GACAATTTACCATAAAATCTGGGAGTACGACACTCTGGACAAGAAGAAAACTGTGACTGCTCTTAAGGCTGGAGAGGACAGGGCTATTTTCTTAGGCCTCGTTATGATTCTCTGCTCCATTGTGATCTATTTCATTCTGGGCATTACAATAGTGCGCTCCTATTCAGACAG TGTGTGGACAGAGGAATCCAGCTGCTGTGTGATCAATTCTACTATCATAGGAGAGATCAACTGTACTTACAGCTGTGGCTCAGACTGCCGGAAAACGTCCAAGTATCCCTGCCTGCAAGTGTTTGTCAGTCTGAATGCATCTGGGAAGACTGTGCGTTTGTTGCTCAACGAGGAGATGCACATTATGAACCCAGAT TGTTTCTATGTGCCAAAATGTCAAAAGGATCTTGTGACAATGCATACAGTAATTATAAACATCATTGGGCACCTACGATTGCATCCTCAGTTCCGCTGCTATCACGACCCAGCCGAACATCAGGACAGCGTCCTACTAACGCAGCTGTACAGCCGTACTGCAGTTTTACAGTCCCTCTTTTGGCCCACGATTATTTTCTTTGGAGGTACCATCATCATTGCATTGGTGAAGCTTACGCAATATCTGTCCATACTCTGTGAAAAGATCAACAAAATTAAAGGCTGA